The following coding sequences are from one Treponema parvum window:
- the trmB gene encoding tRNA (guanosine(46)-N7)-methyltransferase TrmB, with amino-acid sequence MDDAEPEIPCETPLHRAIRTYVLRKGRMTFAQKRDYKELSRVWCIPFDNKKLNFVEIFGNTNPVVVEIGFGMGTATAEIAQANPEINYIGIEVHIPGVGSLLGEIRRRDLHNLYIIQYDALDVVENMITDASVAAFHIFFPDPWPKKKHHKRRLVKRPYTELFVKKLIEGGYVYMVTDWLEYAEFALKELNETPLLKNKYDGFAEMQPWRPKTKFENKGIKAERIISELYFVKR; translated from the coding sequence ATGGATGATGCCGAGCCTGAAATTCCTTGTGAAACGCCTTTACATAGAGCGATACGCACCTATGTGCTGCGTAAGGGACGGATGACCTTTGCGCAAAAACGTGACTATAAAGAGCTTTCCAGGGTGTGGTGTATCCCGTTTGACAATAAAAAACTTAATTTTGTTGAAATTTTCGGGAATACAAACCCTGTCGTAGTTGAAATAGGATTCGGCATGGGCACTGCTACTGCGGAAATAGCTCAAGCGAACCCTGAAATAAATTACATAGGAATAGAAGTGCATATTCCGGGCGTAGGCAGCCTTCTGGGCGAGATAAGGCGAAGAGATCTTCATAACCTTTATATAATTCAATATGACGCGCTTGATGTCGTTGAAAACATGATAACCGACGCAAGCGTCGCGGCCTTTCACATTTTTTTTCCTGATCCGTGGCCTAAAAAAAAGCATCATAAGCGCCGTCTTGTAAAACGGCCGTATACGGAACTTTTTGTGAAAAAGCTTATCGAAGGAGGCTACGTGTACATGGTTACCGACTGGCTTGAATACGCGGAATTTGCTTTAAAGGAACTCAACGAGACGCCTCTTTTAAAAAACAAGTATGACGGCTTTGCCGAAATGCAGCCATGGAGGCCTAAAACCAAGTTTGAAAACAAGGGAATAAAAGCCGAGCGAATTATATCCGAATTGTATTTCGTAAAACGCTAA
- the dinB gene encoding DNA polymerase IV encodes MIEWNDICILHIDLDAFFASVEKIDNPDLKGKPVIVGGKPSDRRAVVCTASYEARKFGVHSAMPITKAYSLCPQGVYISPRMERYHEKSQEVMEIFADFSPEIRQISVDEAFINLSGTQRLFGNPSDTARKIKTAVKEKTGLTVSAGLAQNRYIAKIASGLSKPDGFYEVPPGTEEDFMLSLPIEKVWGIGTKTQKRLYDSGFKTTKDIHSKSLSLLQSIFGTAAGSFLYNAVRGKEVETFSESKSHSLSAETTFSFDLTDRYAIGTALMELSYTVMFRLIKENKSSKTVSVKIRYGDFTTVSIQETLDSEIFSAEELFERAEALFDKKYDKNLGGVRLLGLAVQNIGKSALQQEMFEEKGEKKRAIEKSILELQNKKPEIKIKKARLLNKNKKIPLILFPLLLSAMFFRRPVFAETMNKTDAAGAGAIVFDESALPPQSGVKAVSDGTSSIFNYSIDDRQIEFLADGYWESAIAGTAQANFGFGNPFMISTAPPVFTQKVDLTLWFMLDKKWYFEAAFADGFDKNTVAAGYYGEGALKEIRVANRGITFPKKYSIDNVNRGIGGGNNEAPGVSLHFEDDEQNKWKGDFAFRYDMLESRSKTYYGKNSVNDSSIPLSKWLSGRIYVLPDSPAFISDIRDVYVENSNGTYTDLQGRKYKKLSESEYILLPVRRQIILSQSAGATIKNGIVPAVAVSFFNGSTYTALRSALGAFGSVQSDGTLSGASGFLGEIQKFFGSAAVSDGSSRPNVASFSYGGVSAHGPMQPGSYPIPDHTGTMTDGFFSKIGGTSGIEVLFIQHPAGFSPFTAAFRYDGGVNPVDSAVIASSSTQTESELFLATAADDLTFTSQDYTSQKHNYVDVFRSDVSASANSLVKPQVRYPLADIAPGCYLGYETSSDLYLRLRSYSAVSRFDIGTEAVPGTVRLYKNGVIDGAAKYDAESGIITPSSSISGSDRIYITWYEQSAADGSGAVAAAAGYSRQFTREWSGDLSFSTRWPYNPKINYADASNSQSGFATVAAGLEYATENFTFSNTAAATLESPNVSGKYRVLAMDDRSPDTVNLSENSGTDLPEGFTPSLNARKGTAPGNEPPRLSYQYNGSQSAENGSTDPEISGYKIPVSWDFSSWEGQSVCAWAATTIDLGPSASLLAAGTEFSIAIKPQNTSVTNYDVYLQLGVSADDDFTVEDSGSVPTWKISDVSTPDVRNPFNPANGTFSQNIVKIRLTQEDVSRLSSNRGARIIIVVNATSTGSGHGNSISDANSNKTGTLWVGPYEIQTQGVFTFQADKLKVTSSQTKSDFSGSGDFNSSANYVQNVDWKNSDDSTVDKTDITITRYFSEVDISPYKKINLYFRFAPKEETPLATDDSACAFALTLDRNSKGISSYDKTALRLEIPRSEFKNYADSLWHKLTVDRSEKKVTIDGKAVAVKDLLVDTKTVPSRLKMTIATAMDGKLFKSGRFSFDELYLSDTKEYYILEDNVKTSYKKDGIILAAGKFPLLENFSFKARTNSAASIRQEESNKADSSLAGSASAGVTLATIAFSGEISGSTSDDTKLSNAGHKIETTAPLFGIFSAAEEYRYDPVEKSLHKQNGAGADLKTVGVPLDVYVNTEAVSNAWHSTQKSSVQSDLSLASQNLSYFLTAKFSADQRLLPSHCGVKRIDSNSYFQGWKDSSALAFSTGKENASGRNVAAGISNVLKFPYMGFSPQADISCEGRYSSSKSVLFADSAKIKLKFPFSIGSNNIIFQWAREAGGTKNVTAGGDYGEDVKEISDSLGRREYFFKALPFHDMVSASLPQKVFKNTSALSDVSGNEGSLYYSTIYDLSWRRPVWGSIRDLLLPTSVSLSASRDIRTSARISDIYQYKAALNYTAFNIFGQNGTLMKTSLFKQDEYTASVSAAAKIPRDSGERRYVYDSYVQANFYYNDTDTVRLGGEISFETSDIWATRATVIWKRRGKTSPLLAAVTLFKPAYDMSGVVLTRSDSVNISFSESETYSTTNSKVIKRQAFELNHSADMKLNGNLTVFSFLAETYNCTWDKIILLTIKAGLGMRMEF; translated from the coding sequence ATGATCGAATGGAACGATATATGTATCCTCCACATTGATCTGGACGCTTTTTTCGCTTCCGTAGAAAAGATCGATAATCCCGATCTGAAAGGAAAACCCGTCATAGTCGGCGGAAAACCGTCCGACCGCAGGGCGGTAGTTTGTACGGCCTCGTATGAAGCTCGCAAGTTCGGAGTACATTCGGCCATGCCGATAACCAAAGCATACTCTCTTTGTCCGCAAGGCGTATACATAAGCCCGCGCATGGAACGTTATCATGAAAAATCTCAGGAAGTCATGGAAATATTCGCCGATTTTTCGCCCGAAATCCGCCAGATTTCGGTAGACGAAGCCTTTATAAACCTTTCCGGGACGCAAAGATTGTTCGGAAACCCTTCGGATACGGCGCGGAAAATAAAGACAGCAGTAAAAGAAAAGACGGGACTTACGGTTTCCGCAGGTCTCGCCCAAAACCGCTACATAGCAAAGATCGCGTCAGGTCTTTCAAAACCCGACGGGTTTTATGAAGTGCCGCCCGGAACGGAAGAAGACTTTATGTTAAGCCTTCCCATTGAAAAAGTATGGGGAATAGGCACGAAAACGCAAAAACGTTTATACGATTCGGGATTTAAAACAACAAAAGATATTCACTCAAAATCCCTTTCGCTTCTCCAAAGCATTTTCGGAACAGCTGCCGGATCCTTCCTATATAATGCGGTGCGGGGCAAAGAGGTGGAAACTTTCAGCGAATCAAAATCGCATTCTTTAAGTGCGGAAACCACCTTTTCGTTTGACCTTACCGATCGTTATGCGATAGGGACGGCACTTATGGAACTCTCGTATACGGTGATGTTCCGCCTAATAAAAGAAAACAAAAGCAGTAAGACCGTGTCCGTAAAGATCCGCTACGGAGATTTTACGACGGTTTCGATACAGGAAACCTTGGACAGTGAAATCTTTTCGGCGGAAGAACTTTTTGAACGCGCCGAAGCCCTGTTCGATAAAAAATATGATAAAAACCTAGGCGGAGTAAGGCTTTTGGGTCTTGCCGTACAAAACATAGGAAAATCCGCACTCCAGCAGGAAATGTTTGAAGAAAAAGGTGAAAAAAAACGTGCGATAGAAAAAAGCATACTTGAATTGCAGAATAAAAAACCCGAAATAAAAATAAAAAAGGCAAGACTTTTAAATAAAAACAAAAAAATCCCTTTAATACTGTTCCCTTTGCTCTTGTCGGCAATGTTTTTCCGACGCCCGGTATTTGCGGAAACAATGAACAAAACAGACGCCGCGGGTGCGGGAGCGATAGTCTTTGACGAATCGGCGCTGCCTCCTCAGAGCGGTGTAAAAGCAGTTTCCGACGGCACCTCGTCAATATTCAATTATTCTATAGATGACCGGCAGATAGAATTTTTAGCGGACGGCTATTGGGAATCCGCCATAGCCGGCACGGCTCAGGCAAATTTCGGTTTCGGAAATCCGTTCATGATTTCGACGGCTCCTCCCGTTTTTACTCAAAAAGTGGATTTAACTTTATGGTTTATGCTCGACAAAAAATGGTATTTTGAAGCCGCCTTTGCGGACGGTTTCGACAAAAACACCGTCGCCGCAGGATATTACGGAGAAGGCGCGCTAAAAGAAATACGCGTCGCAAACAGAGGAATTACATTTCCCAAAAAATATTCCATAGACAATGTGAACAGGGGAATAGGAGGAGGCAACAACGAGGCGCCGGGCGTTTCTCTTCACTTTGAAGACGACGAGCAAAACAAATGGAAGGGAGACTTCGCTTTTCGCTACGATATGCTTGAATCGCGGAGCAAAACATATTACGGAAAAAACAGCGTTAACGACAGTTCAATCCCCTTGTCGAAATGGCTCTCAGGACGGATATACGTGCTTCCTGACTCTCCGGCTTTTATTTCGGACATCAGAGACGTCTATGTGGAAAATTCCAACGGAACGTATACCGATCTTCAAGGAAGAAAATACAAAAAACTCTCAGAATCCGAATACATTCTTTTGCCGGTAAGAAGGCAGATAATTTTGTCGCAAAGCGCCGGGGCGACAATAAAAAACGGCATAGTTCCCGCCGTCGCGGTTTCTTTTTTTAACGGCTCGACATACACTGCCTTACGCAGCGCCCTCGGCGCCTTCGGCAGCGTCCAAAGCGACGGCACTTTAAGCGGAGCAAGCGGCTTTTTAGGCGAAATACAAAAATTTTTCGGGAGCGCCGCAGTCTCAGACGGTTCATCACGTCCCAACGTAGCATCGTTTTCATACGGGGGAGTTTCCGCACACGGTCCCATGCAGCCTGGAAGTTACCCAATTCCCGATCATACGGGAACTATGACGGACGGTTTTTTTTCAAAAATAGGCGGAACATCAGGCATCGAAGTTTTATTTATTCAGCATCCGGCAGGATTTTCGCCTTTCACCGCCGCCTTCCGCTACGACGGCGGAGTAAACCCCGTAGACAGCGCGGTCATCGCGTCGTCTTCCACACAGACAGAATCCGAACTTTTTTTAGCTACGGCAGCCGACGACCTTACGTTTACGTCGCAAGACTACACTTCGCAGAAACATAACTACGTAGACGTTTTCAGATCCGACGTTTCCGCAAGCGCCAATTCTCTCGTAAAGCCCCAAGTGCGATACCCTCTTGCGGACATTGCGCCCGGCTGCTATTTAGGCTATGAGACCTCATCTGACCTTTATCTGCGGCTTCGCTCATATTCGGCAGTTTCCAGATTCGACATAGGGACGGAGGCAGTTCCAGGAACCGTCAGACTTTATAAAAACGGCGTGATAGACGGAGCGGCAAAATATGATGCGGAATCGGGAATAATAACGCCCTCTTCAAGCATATCGGGGAGCGACAGGATCTACATCACTTGGTATGAGCAAAGCGCGGCAGACGGCAGCGGAGCCGTCGCTGCGGCGGCCGGATATTCCAGACAGTTTACGAGAGAATGGAGCGGCGACCTGTCTTTTTCAACAAGATGGCCTTATAACCCAAAAATAAACTATGCCGACGCATCAAATTCTCAATCGGGTTTTGCGACGGTCGCCGCGGGGCTTGAGTACGCTACAGAAAATTTTACATTTTCAAATACGGCCGCAGCTACGCTTGAATCTCCCAACGTGAGCGGAAAATACCGCGTACTCGCGATGGACGACAGATCACCCGACACTGTAAATCTTTCAGAAAATTCCGGCACGGATCTGCCTGAAGGCTTTACTCCGTCTTTAAATGCGCGGAAGGGAACCGCGCCGGGCAACGAGCCGCCTCGATTGTCATACCAATATAACGGCTCCCAAAGTGCGGAAAACGGTTCTACGGATCCTGAAATTTCAGGCTATAAAATTCCCGTTTCATGGGATTTTTCATCATGGGAAGGACAGAGCGTATGCGCATGGGCGGCTACGACGATAGACTTAGGACCGAGCGCTTCACTGCTTGCCGCAGGCACGGAATTTTCCATCGCCATAAAACCCCAAAACACTTCGGTAACAAACTACGACGTATACTTGCAGTTGGGCGTTTCAGCCGACGATGATTTTACAGTAGAAGATTCCGGTTCCGTTCCTACGTGGAAAATTTCCGACGTCTCGACTCCCGATGTGAGAAATCCATTCAATCCGGCCAACGGAACGTTTTCACAAAACATAGTGAAGATCCGCCTTACCCAGGAAGACGTAAGCCGCCTTTCTTCCAATCGCGGCGCCAGAATAATAATAGTTGTAAACGCAACTTCGACGGGAAGCGGACACGGCAATTCAATTTCGGACGCAAATTCAAACAAAACCGGAACCTTGTGGGTCGGTCCCTATGAAATTCAAACGCAGGGAGTCTTTACTTTTCAAGCGGACAAATTAAAGGTCACAAGTTCCCAAACAAAATCCGATTTTTCAGGCTCCGGAGATTTTAACTCGTCCGCAAACTATGTGCAAAACGTCGACTGGAAAAACTCGGATGATTCCACCGTTGACAAAACGGACATAACAATAACTCGGTACTTCAGCGAAGTTGACATATCTCCTTATAAAAAAATAAATCTTTATTTTCGCTTTGCGCCGAAGGAAGAAACGCCGCTGGCAACAGACGACTCGGCCTGCGCTTTCGCCCTCACGCTCGACCGCAATTCAAAAGGAATAAGTTCTTACGACAAGACAGCCCTTCGCTTGGAAATTCCCCGTTCGGAATTTAAAAACTATGCCGACTCCCTATGGCACAAACTTACTGTCGACAGATCCGAAAAAAAAGTGACTATCGACGGCAAGGCTGTCGCTGTAAAAGACCTTTTAGTCGACACAAAAACGGTTCCGTCGCGGCTCAAGATGACGATTGCAACGGCGATGGACGGTAAACTTTTTAAATCCGGCCGTTTCAGTTTTGACGAACTTTATCTTTCGGACACAAAAGAATATTACATTCTCGAAGACAATGTAAAAACTTCTTATAAAAAAGACGGTATCATATTGGCGGCGGGAAAATTTCCTCTGCTTGAAAATTTTTCATTTAAAGCCCGGACAAATTCTGCGGCAAGCATACGTCAGGAAGAATCGAACAAGGCGGATTCTTCTCTTGCGGGCAGCGCCTCTGCAGGCGTAACCCTTGCGACAATAGCTTTTTCAGGCGAAATCAGCGGTTCCACATCAGACGATACTAAACTCTCAAACGCGGGTCACAAAATTGAAACCACAGCTCCGCTTTTCGGTATTTTTTCGGCCGCAGAAGAGTATAGATACGATCCTGTCGAAAAAAGTCTTCATAAACAAAACGGAGCGGGAGCGGATCTTAAAACTGTCGGCGTTCCTCTCGATGTTTACGTAAACACGGAAGCCGTTTCAAACGCGTGGCATTCGACGCAAAAAAGTTCCGTACAATCGGATCTGTCTTTAGCTTCTCAAAATCTTTCATATTTTTTAACCGCAAAATTCAGCGCGGATCAAAGGCTTTTGCCGTCGCATTGCGGCGTAAAGAGGATAGACTCAAATTCCTATTTTCAAGGCTGGAAGGACAGTTCTGCCCTCGCCTTTTCGACCGGAAAAGAAAACGCTTCCGGACGAAACGTCGCGGCGGGTATTTCAAACGTCTTAAAATTCCCCTACATGGGATTTTCGCCGCAGGCGGACATTTCGTGCGAAGGCAGGTATTCTTCATCAAAATCCGTCCTTTTTGCGGATTCCGCCAAGATAAAACTCAAGTTCCCGTTTTCGATCGGTTCGAACAATATCATTTTTCAATGGGCAAGAGAAGCAGGAGGAACGAAGAACGTGACGGCGGGAGGAGATTACGGCGAAGACGTAAAAGAAATTTCAGACTCCCTCGGCAGGCGCGAATATTTTTTCAAAGCCCTGCCTTTTCACGACATGGTAAGCGCTTCTCTTCCTCAAAAGGTGTTTAAAAACACTTCAGCCCTTTCCGACGTTTCAGGTAACGAAGGATCCTTATACTACAGCACAATATACGACCTGTCGTGGCGGCGTCCTGTATGGGGAAGTATCCGCGACTTATTGCTGCCTACTTCCGTTTCGCTTTCGGCCTCGCGCGACATAAGGACGTCCGCAAGAATAAGCGACATTTATCAATACAAGGCGGCGCTGAATTATACCGCGTTCAACATATTCGGGCAAAACGGAACGCTGATGAAAACATCCTTATTTAAGCAGGATGAATATACGGCTTCGGTATCGGCGGCGGCAAAAATTCCGCGCGACAGCGGCGAAAGACGATATGTTTACGACAGTTACGTTCAAGCCAATTTTTACTACAATGATACGGATACGGTACGGCTGGGCGGTGAAATAAGTTTTGAAACGTCCGACATATGGGCAACCAGGGCTACCGTGATCTGGAAGCGACGCGGTAAGACAAGTCCCTTGCTGGCGGCAGTGACGCTTTTTAAGCCTGCTTACGACATGTCGGGCGTAGTTTTAACGCGCTCGGACAGCGTAAATATCTCTTTTTCCGAAAGCGAAACATATTCCACTACAAATTCCAAGGTGATAAAAAGACAGGCTTTCGAACTGAATCATTCGGCGGATATGAAATTAAACGGGAATCTCACCGTATTTTCTTTTTTAGCGGAAACGTATAACTGCACATGGGATAAAATTATTCTGCTAACAATAAAAGCGGGATTGGGAATGAGGATGGAATTTTAA
- a CDS encoding NHL repeat-containing protein, producing MRDWYFMKKKFDGLGFCRDSLIIKITFFTALLFFAGSKGVFSQTDFGRNSSANTYAETEFRRGVQAYYRNAFNDAILQFEKALSYLPEENLILDWLGKAYYRSGIEGAALQQWQFAAEAGYGGLLLQNRIEIVRERRITGANQESSLKYTEAGGFPGVNGKETVFSQPVSVLPNPDGSIWVLSYGSNDLLRIDVNGNVINRVTGPINGFDRPTDIIRLLDGKLLISESAGGRLSLFTGNGRFEKYIGSKGRSLGQMVGPQYLAQDGYGNIYVTDFGNCRVNVFDRDGEPLFFFGSKTASFPGFSGPTGIAVDDGRVFVADCVSGAIYEFDRFGNYVDILVEEKKFSKPESMKKWGSYLVVCDKNRIISVDTRNGSVFENANTGNAPSRITSAVPDVNGNILVTDITANEVYLMSKMTEVLGGLFVQIEHVNAEEFPKVTMDVRVENRRRQSVVGLRDVNFYVSENKRPVTDLRLEGAVSANTVADITFVIDRNPAMAASSGELQTAVREIVSAMEGKGTVRVVSAGKIPVLEYRGNTRGLLNFSPAALKAPLESEGRLDLALRLAANDLMSGEKKRAIIYITCGNVSSSAFGNYGLSNLTAYLNNNSIAFSVINLKEGSLDGEIQYLCDNTAGEPYYVYRPEGLLSVVTDIINLPSGLYQLSFRSSLPTNFGRAFLPVEAEIYLMNRSGRDESGYFAPLQ from the coding sequence ATGCGTGATTGGTACTTTATGAAAAAAAAATTTGACGGTCTCGGTTTTTGTAGAGATTCTTTAATTATAAAAATAACTTTTTTTACGGCTTTGCTGTTTTTTGCGGGAAGTAAAGGCGTTTTTTCACAGACCGATTTCGGCAGGAATTCGAGCGCAAACACTTACGCTGAAACGGAATTCAGGCGGGGCGTACAGGCTTATTATCGCAACGCGTTCAACGACGCCATTTTGCAGTTTGAAAAGGCTCTGTCTTATTTGCCGGAAGAAAACCTTATTTTGGACTGGCTGGGAAAAGCCTACTATCGTTCAGGCATTGAAGGAGCCGCATTGCAGCAGTGGCAGTTTGCAGCAGAGGCGGGTTACGGCGGTCTTCTTTTGCAAAACCGTATAGAAATTGTCCGCGAGCGCCGCATAACAGGGGCCAATCAGGAATCCTCGCTGAAGTATACGGAGGCGGGCGGCTTTCCCGGCGTAAACGGAAAAGAAACGGTTTTCAGCCAGCCCGTTTCAGTTTTGCCTAATCCCGACGGTTCAATATGGGTTTTATCATACGGTTCCAACGATCTTTTACGCATCGACGTAAACGGAAACGTGATAAACCGCGTAACCGGTCCCATTAACGGCTTTGACCGTCCTACGGATATTATAAGACTTTTGGACGGAAAACTTTTGATAAGCGAAAGCGCAGGGGGAAGGCTCAGCCTTTTTACCGGCAACGGGCGATTTGAAAAATATATAGGTTCCAAGGGGCGCTCTTTAGGCCAGATGGTAGGGCCTCAATATTTGGCACAGGACGGATACGGTAATATTTACGTTACAGATTTCGGAAACTGCAGGGTAAATGTTTTTGACCGCGACGGCGAACCTTTGTTTTTTTTCGGCTCGAAGACGGCCTCGTTTCCGGGTTTTTCGGGGCCGACAGGAATTGCCGTAGACGACGGCAGGGTCTTTGTCGCCGACTGTGTCAGCGGAGCGATTTACGAGTTTGATCGCTTCGGAAACTATGTCGATATTCTTGTTGAAGAAAAAAAGTTTTCAAAGCCCGAATCTATGAAAAAATGGGGCAGTTACTTGGTCGTTTGCGATAAAAATCGTATTATTTCCGTAGATACAAGAAACGGTTCCGTGTTTGAAAACGCAAATACCGGCAATGCGCCTTCGCGCATTACGAGCGCCGTTCCCGACGTAAACGGCAACATTCTTGTTACGGATATTACCGCCAACGAAGTTTACCTTATGTCCAAAATGACGGAAGTCTTAGGCGGGCTTTTCGTTCAGATCGAACACGTGAACGCGGAAGAATTTCCGAAAGTTACGATGGATGTGCGTGTGGAAAACCGCCGCCGCCAGAGCGTAGTCGGCCTTAGAGACGTGAATTTTTACGTGAGCGAAAACAAAAGACCCGTAACCGATCTGCGGCTGGAGGGCGCCGTGTCTGCAAATACCGTTGCCGATATAACATTTGTGATTGACAGGAATCCCGCCATGGCGGCAAGCAGCGGCGAGCTTCAAACTGCCGTCAGAGAGATTGTTTCCGCTATGGAAGGGAAGGGAACAGTGCGGGTTGTTTCGGCAGGAAAAATTCCCGTCCTTGAATACAGGGGAAATACGCGGGGACTGCTTAATTTTTCGCCTGCGGCGTTAAAAGCGCCCTTGGAAAGCGAAGGCAGACTTGATCTGGCTTTGCGGCTTGCCGCGAACGATCTTATGTCCGGCGAAAAAAAGCGTGCGATAATTTATATAACCTGCGGAAACGTATCTTCGTCCGCTTTCGGAAATTACGGGCTTTCGAATTTGACGGCCTATCTCAATAATAATTCCATAGCGTTTTCCGTAATAAATTTGAAAGAGGGTTCTCTTGACGGCGAAATACAGTACCTTTGCGATAATACGGCGGGGGAGCCGTATTATGTTTACCGCCCGGAAGGCCTTTTATCGGTTGTGACCGACATAATAAATCTTCCGTCCGGACTATATCAACTTTCTTTCAGGTCTTCTTTGCCTACGAATTTCGGCCGGGCGTTTCTTCCCGTAGAAGCTGAAATTTATCTTATGAACCGCAGCGGCCGTGACGAAAGCGGTTACTTTGCTCCGCTGCAGTGA
- a CDS encoding tetratricopeptide repeat protein gives MSDDKILSEGISLYNRNSFKEALAFFLSLPDDSGADSMELMYYIGLCYAKVGRYDDALLYLEQVVTAGKNNNRILQCRYILAVIYALSGRKRLAQFELNKLLELGYRPASVYASLAYISWQQDEIDDCIDYYRKALAEDSKNLTALNGLGYVLACENRDLTEALAFCKKAVDGEPNSAACLDSLGWVYFKLGLMKEADKYVRQASLLNKGNHEIAEHLRIITETRYA, from the coding sequence ATGTCTGATGATAAAATTCTATCCGAAGGAATAAGTCTATACAACAGAAATTCCTTTAAAGAAGCGCTTGCTTTTTTTCTCTCTCTTCCCGACGATTCCGGCGCCGACAGCATGGAGCTTATGTATTACATAGGTCTGTGCTATGCCAAGGTAGGCCGTTATGACGACGCTCTTTTGTATTTGGAGCAGGTGGTTACGGCAGGAAAAAACAACAACCGCATACTTCAATGCCGCTACATCCTTGCAGTGATCTACGCTCTTTCGGGTCGCAAGCGGCTTGCGCAATTTGAATTGAACAAATTGCTCGAACTCGGCTACCGCCCGGCTTCAGTCTACGCTTCTTTGGCCTATATCTCATGGCAGCAGGATGAAATCGATGATTGTATAGACTATTATCGAAAAGCGCTTGCCGAAGATTCCAAAAATCTTACGGCGCTAAACGGTTTGGGTTACGTGCTCGCGTGCGAAAATCGGGATCTTACGGAAGCTCTCGCTTTCTGTAAAAAGGCCGTAGACGGCGAGCCCAATTCGGCTGCCTGTCTTGATTCTTTGGGCTGGGTATATTTTAAGCTCGGTCTTATGAAAGAAGCCGATAAATATGTGCGGCAGGCTTCGCTCCTTAACAAGGGGAACCATGAAATTGCCGAGCATCTCAGGATCATAACGGAAACCCGTTATGCGTGA